The Malus domestica chromosome 08, GDT2T_hap1 genomic interval CCAACTGTATCACCCAAAGCCATCCTTTTCTCTACCTTCATCCCTTCACAAAACTTGCCTGGCTATACATAaactatacatatatatatatatatatatatatcctccccttcttcttcttcccttgggCAAACAAAATCTCGTTCGAATTCCGAAAAATGTCACTGCAGGCTCATCGTCCTCGTGTTACTGTCAACGGAATAAGAAGAATGAGAACACACCGTTACTTCTGGTGCCAACATTGCCAACGTACCATAAGGATTGCCTCTTCCAACCCATATACAATTCTATGTCCCTACTGCTCCACCGAGTTCAACCATGAGCTCGATGTAGCAAATCCTAGGCTTGCCGATCATCTTATTACAGGCCTAGAACAACCACCCTCCCCTGCTGCCCGGTTACTGGAGTCCTTGTCTCTCGCCCTCGATTCAAGGCTTCCAAGAGCTCGATGGCAGACGGAAAACGAAGACGAACGATTGTCTTGGATCACCCTCCGATTTGATAGACCACCTCGCACTCCGCGACTCCAAGTTTCTGCGTCATCAGAAAACGTTGTGCCTCGACCAAATTATAATCGCGAGGATGGCGCTTTTGAGGATGCGGTAAGAGATGTTACTGGAGAGACTTGGACTGTTGAGAATGACCGTCCAGGCCCCCCTCCGGCAGCAACTTCTGCCATTCGAGCTTTGCCATTGGTGACAGTCTCGGAAGGGCAGTTAGCGAACGAGCCCAGTTGCCCCGTGTGCAAGGAAGCGTTCGAGGTTGGTGGGGAAGTGAGGGAGATGCCATGCAAGCACGTCTACCATTCTGATTGCATACTCCCTTGGCTTCACATCCACAATACTTGTCCGGTTTGCCGCTACGAGCTTCGAACAGCCGGCAGCTGTAACCCTAATGACGATTACTATGGAGATGAGGAGGAGGTGACTGAAAGCCCAGATATTTGGGGGTGGTGGAATCACTTCATATCCTTCTGGCCATTTTCTGCATTGGTTAATTGGACGCAACGTTACTTGGATAACCAACAACGTACTGGAGGTAATTTTCTACTTTCAAGTTTGAACATTTTAGATagtattaaaatatcggtaccGGTAGAAATATTGATATGCATATTTGTGAAAGTATTGATAGATGTATCGATATCAGTTGTTTTCGATGAAAATGATGAAAACTTGTTTAAAACGTGAACTTTAAAATGAACGGTAGAAAATGTTAAAAACTGGTAtagacaaaatataaaaaaaattccaatattTAATATGGGTTGAAGTTTAGACTTCATCATCTTTCTATATCTTTATCTAATGGTTTTGATATTTTTACCTGAAATAAATATCGaccatattgaaaaaaaatttaaacaataatTGCAAGTTTGAAATGAAAATTCTGATTTCGACgcttatgtttttgttttttaaatgagTTTTTTTGTATCGTGCAGACAGAACCTGGTGGTCCCTCTTGGATGATTCTATAGGACATTTGTTCCTTAATTGAGCTGGTAAACCGCAAAACATATTACAAAAATTTGTGAATTACTTTTCTTCAAGCACGCATTGAAAGATGTATGGTTTGTttgatattatttttaaaatgattggaaACACTTTAGATTCTAAAAACACCGCTTTGTACAAGAAGCATCAATTGCATGAAGCAATAAAGTATTTTTTCCATAattcatttgcatttttacCAATGATtagttctaaaagcacttttaaccATTTTAAAAGAACTTCTAAACGATCTTTTAATTTGGCAGGTAAATCCGAActaataaattagaaaattagaaaaattttGTTGGTattaaacttttctttttccttttatttttctttttgtctaatTCTGTTATGTATTAATCCTCCATTATTTTCATTTCTTGTATTTGTTGCAGTTTCTTTTTAGAACAGATTGTACAATTTGGAGCACTTTTAATTAGTTTGATGGATTCAATTTATCAAAGAATTGTGATTGTCCATAAGAAAtcagaaggaaaaaaattatgtttgttCATTGACGTTTTAAGATTTATACAATCAACCTATTTAGTAAAATGAGACTGTTGTTGTTGTTCAGTCCTCAAATAACATTGTACATAAactaaagaaaagaaatataccTCTGTCATCTCTAATTCCATTATTCATATATACTGTTGCTTCTCtctatcttttttcttttggaaaaaaaaaattacacataaGACAATATGTCAATTTCAAATTCCTTAAACTAAAATGAAAACTAGCTAGCTCTAgctaataaaaaatcatatataCATTTTTTATAGGGCTAACTATGTTTTGAGGTAATTTTTAAAATGGGTCATGAGGTTTAGTTTTCTCACATTGCCCCCTAAGTTTTTGAAGTTGTATCAATGTTACCTTTGAATTTACATCTAAATATCTTTTAAGTTGATGAGTTTTTTTAGTCAATATGGTGCAAATGTGGTTTACATGTCATCGCAAGTGTATTCAGTTGAGatgttgagggattttaattaaGTTTCTAGAGAttctatataaaattttgagtgaattttctcaaattctCAAGGACAGATGTGAGATTTAAGAATGCTTAGAATGCATTATGAAACCTCTCTAATTCCCTTGAATTTCTcaactttttaaaatatattaaatcaatttctaatcGAATAGAcctagaatgttataaactcCTTTAAAATTCTGATTGTATACACCTAAACTTTGAAGAGAATtatttaaaatcctgattgaatacccctgaatttctaaaaagaattaaaatcactcaaaatcccaattgaatataTCCCCTAAATTTATAAGGATTTCATGCTCACTTTGTCATCAATTTAATAAAGCTTCAAATAATTTATTACACAAAAGGTGTAAAAAaagtaatgctaggtagactaaatttggaaactaaatgatgtgtcaccaataaaaaataagcacgttaatcaaataatccaatcattaacttccatgtcatttagaGGGGGAGTAGTCAAATGAGGATTTTAAAgtattttaaaagactttagaatcatggTGTAGTCAACTaggattttaaaatattttaaaagaatCCATTCAAATACAGGGATAGTcaattaaaggattttaaaagactttagaatccTAGTGTAGTCAACtatgattttaaaggatttttatAGAGTCCATGCAAATTTATAGATATTAAAACATTCATAGATTTTGAAGGATTTCTTTCAATAAGAGATTTTGTAGGATTTGAGAAGGGattataaaaaaggtcgtacccagtgcacaaagcTCCCgctttgattttaaaaataaaaataaaaaatgttctGGCATATACTAGTATTTTTACTACAACGGTATTATTTGCACTAAAATATTGGAAGAGTAGGGTAAATGGTAACACACCCTCTCTGTATTATGAAAAACAACTCGTATACTCTCTCAGTTGTGTATATCCTGCCTGTATCTGAAAATCTTACTTTCTTGGACTTGAGTTACGCCTTTGATTTGCGAAGCGGGGACCTTGCTGTGCTTGATGCTTGTTGCCTGCGTCTCCGGCGTCTTTGGGTGCTGGACTTGGTCGAAGATAATGAGTTGGAGGCTGTAGGATCTTACTGTCCTTTACTTGAGGAACTCCGTGTTTTTGCTTGTCATCCTGACATTATTATCCGCGAGGTGACTGAATCCGGGTTTGTTGCTGTGTCTTATATGGCTGCAGAAAACTCCGCTGCATCCTCTATTTACGCTTTCAGTTCTAGCACCCGCAGGAAAAAAGCGTTTGGGGAACGGCATTGTGTGCTGAAAGGTTGTCCAAAGCTCAAGAAACTTGAGATAAGGGAGTGCCCGTTTGGGAATGTGGACTTGCTCTCGGGTATAGAGAAGTATGAATCTGTGAGGTCACTTTGGATCTCAGCCTGCAATGTGACAATGGCCGCCTGCCGGTTATTGGCAAGTGATGGGGGGAATTATGACCGTCTGGCcgataaagtttatgtttaccGTTCAGTTACAGGGCCGAGAAGGGATGCCCCGCCTTTTGATCTCAGTTTCCGAAGATTCGAAACTCTTACTCTACGTTTTGAATCTTACAGAGTACGTGGTTGCATGTTCTTCAAGTATCCTGCTTAGGGCTGAAACTTGTTTCAGTGGGTCGAGTGACAGAGAAGTTATCGAGAGCCTTGCAGCTAACTGGGAGCGCGTCTTGCTGCGTTGTTTGAAGCATGTCTGTCTCATTAACAACGGCCTTGCCTTCCAACATGGCTGCAGAAAAACCTGCCAGGAATATGTTGCTTCTGCTGTTGAGAATAGCAGCGGACCGCGGTTCATATCGAAGGCCTATGCCGTTGTGACTTGTGAAGCGAATTACAGACAAGGTGATCGTGTCATGGATGATGAGGACGGAAATTGAAGATGTATTGCTTGTGCACCGGTTCTCACATCTTATTCGATCAAAGCCTCAAGAGTCTGCCGAGCGAGGGtttaaggtttagggtttagggttttcgatttatttatattttggtttGTGACGGTCATGTATTAATAATACATGACCATCCCTGAACAGTTGACAATATAAGCTGCTTGCTCAGGACTCCGAGTATATAAATAATAGACACATATTTTCAAGTATATACAATTGAATTGCATTAAATATTAAACAATTTATGAGAGACAATGTTCGTTAGCTTGGACTGTATTTAGTCCAAATCATACAAACTTAACTACTATGCACCTACGCTGTCCTAGAGTTCATTCAaaatttccatatttttcttataatttacatcattatttttttttttcttcaaactttTGTCGATATCTGACATTTTATCGATACCTCGGTCGAAGCTTCCATGTTTTTGGATCTACGACAATTTCCACAAGTACAGATATTTAAGACGACCTTAATCAACCGAACCAACAGAGCAGATGAAAGATGAGGAGTCCTGAAAATTCCAACAACCAGATCTCCTTGTAGAAAGCTCCTGCTGATGAAACTGCAAAAAGCACTCATCAGGCGATCAACTTacatatcaaaagtaaaagtcAAAGAATTTGACACGCCAAGCACCGAATATCGCATACAAAAAATCATGTACACAAATTGAATAAAGACATGTCCATGGATGCATGATTCATCCAACCAAACATTTGCTTATTTGTCTCGGTTGTCAAATGGTTATACCATTCTTAAGTTATAATAGCACAGAACAGAGTTTCGTTGCTCTTTAAAACTCCGTCTCCATATACATTTGTATTTAATGGATCAGGTCAGTGTTAAAGTTCTATTTCCGATTGAGATTCATAATCACGAAAAGTACATTCACCAACTAAAACTCTAAACTGATTCTCGTGTCTCTGTTAAGGTTGcaccaaattttaaatttttatagaTTCAATAAAATAAGATCCAAGATCTGCCTAAAATTTGTGTTTTGTACAAAAGTTCATAtactcataaatgtttatgCTTATATGAGTTACCTATGTGCTTTGCACAGTTGAACATAAGATGTACTGTCAAATGAACTATTCCACAGAAAAGCCAATCGAGATTTAGAAGAAATAACCGGATTCAGAATTATTAACTGTTAAGTAACTTACACGAGGAAGGTGATGGAGATATTGAGTCTTGTGCACTTCCCTTGTTTCCGGGACTGGAAGCATAGAACGTTATAGGTGCATGTGGCACGTGTGGGGACAATTGAGATGAGGGACTCAGAGAAGGTGAATATGGGGAACCATTAGTAGCATAGGTAGGAGGAGCAGTGGGGTTAGAACGAGAAGTTGGTGAGGAGATTGGAGGAATTCTAGAACCGTGATATGGACATGGACGAGGATGTGCAGGTACCTTGGATGGTGCTGGTGGGAGATGATGAATCTCAGGTGAGGGTGCTGGTGGGAGATGATGAATCTCAGGTGAGGGTGCTGGTGGGAGATGATGAATCTCAGGTGAGGGTGCAGGGGAGAGAAGATGAATGCCAGGTGAGGGTGCTAAGGGGAGGTGACGAATGTCAGGGGAGGGTGCCGGGGGGAGAAGATAAATGTCTGGTAAGGGCGCTGGTGGGAGATGATGAATGTCAGGTGACAGTGCAGGTGGAAGATAATGACTGTGAGGTGACGGTTCTGGAGAGTGAACTGGTGAAGCAGGATACGGAGAAATTGATGACTCTGGAGATGGAGCTGGTGAAGGAGTTGGCTCTGGAGATGGAGCTGGTGAAGGAGTAGGCTCTGGAGATGGAGCTGGTGAAGGAGTTGGAGAGGTTGCAACGGGCGCACCCTTTGGATAAGAAGATAAACTGATACTTTTAACTTTACCAAAGACAGTGTTATTAAGACCCAGATTTTTTGCACGGGAACCTGTGATTGTTTGAACCAACTGTTTCAATCTCTCCGGCACAATGACCCCTACATCAGACACGAGAGATGCCTGAACCACAACTGGGGGCGCTTTAGTTGAACCTATTATGTTTATCATTCGCAAAAATACATCCTgcaaaatgagaaaaaaattgcagttaataaaaaaaatacaatgtaAAATCTGAGACCATCAACTAGTACTAGATTGCTCAATCTGATATTTTCGGTCCTTAACAACTATGAAAATCCAGATGGACATTTAAATTTGGACTACACTCAATGGCAAATACACTATCCTATTTGGTGTTGTTGTTTCCTTGATTGTTAATCAATTATGCTTCTATTGCATAACTGAACAAGTCTTGCATAGACTCAAATATGGTAAGAAACTTGGATCCCAGAATTTTCGAAACTAATATAACTGTCAATCCCACGTTCTAATCACGTTTTACGAAATAGTGCTAAGCCAATGAACCTAATACATCAATAGCCCAAAAAGCCACGCCTAAAGAGAAATGTGCAGAAAGTTGCCAGAATAGTGTTATACCTCATAAGGCCTCAGATGCAATCCAAACTTCAACTGCTCATTTAACTCAACAAAATTTTCCACTATGTCCGATATAGAATTATTGAgagtaaaattaaataaaatctgGGGTTTCTGCCAGATTGAAGCTGATTGCACAGGAATCACAGTAATTCCCCCAGGATACTTCAGAATCTCAAACATAGATGGCTGCCCGAAAATTGATGCTGTCAATGTAAGATTGTATTGCTTAAGGAATAGGTCAACTAAAGATGACCTCAGCACACTTAAGTAAACTGGATCTATTGGAACATTTATTGGATCAGAAAGAGCACCGAACACTACATCAGTCAGATCAGATGCATCAAATTGGTGCATGGACAAGATAGCCACCTGTTGACAACAAGCAGACTTCAGTTTGTTGCTTCACTTTGTACGAAAAGCAATATGATACGGGCTACAATAGCAAAAGATTGAAACTGTACCTTTGTACCTGGGACACCTATTTCTCCATTGATATCATATTCTAATCTTCGGATGCGTGGAACAAGGTCCATAACTGGCTTTTCCAGTCTGAAGTATGCCTGAACTGTGGCTGGAAAAAGATAAATAGATATATAAGCTTTCACCTATTCATTTCGGTCATCACGAATTTATGCGACAGAAATTAGAAACCATAAAGTTCAATaataaattaacaacaaaaAGGTTAAAGTAATAACGATTAAAGAACAAGCATGTTACCTAATCAACAAAAATACTAACACAATTTAAAACTATTCGTTAGATTTCCAATTATCTTTCAACTTCTTAAATGCAttaaatgaattttgttttGGGCCTGTGAAAAGGTTGTTATTAGGTACATGATTATAGTATGGAACGTACAATATAGTATTGATTATACTAACGCAGCATTGGATAATTTAGTATATGATTATAGTATGGAACGTACAAATACATTACTTAAATCAGTTTGTCTTAGCTCAGCAGCAATTATCTCCAATAATATTAGCAGGTTGGTAAACATGTATTATATATCCTAAATTTGTACATTGTACTTTTTTTATGGAAACATATGTAAATCATATCTTCCCTTACTATAATCATATACCATATCATCCAATCTTGCGTGTCCACTATCCAGCCTCTGCAGTCTGCACCAAGCCGTCATTAGgagcctctttgatttttggagTTTAAGGTAAAATTCAGTGAGTTTCAGGTTTGTATCCCAAGACTGAAAACATAGGGGTTTTCTTAGACATCTGAGGTGTCCAATTTGGAAGTTGAGATGGTTCATTACACTTGGTGAAGTTTTGGTCCTTTCACTCAACATTACTCTCGAGAAAAtcatattttagttatttttaaaAGAGATGTTGAGAAAACACAAGGAGTACTTGGAGCTAACGGAAAACTTGACGCAAAAGCGAGCGcagtggcgttctaggattcatacacccgcccccacttagtgggataaggctttgttgtcgTTGTTGTTGGTGTTAAAAGAGATATTGAATCATATATTTGAAGCATAACCTTGTGTTGATCCTATCGTATTTTAATCATGGCAGGACATGTCTTATTTATTGGAATTGCATGACACCTAACATGTTTATGGCACTGCTAATTTGCTAATtacttttatattttatttatatactTATGCCAGTGCAAAAAGTTATATTATGTGCTTgatctattttattttatgtaattGTTAGGATGCAGCAAGTTCCATTGTGTGTGTTGAGCTTAACTTTTGGTTTTGCATTTGAGTTCAGTTGCTTTGCTTGGATTTCCTAACAAACCGTTCCTCGAAACATAGATTTGAAAAATGATGAGGATTATTCttaagattattattattattattattattattattattgttattatgatatgtttaatatcaCTACTACTATTATTATTCCAATGTGAAATTAAATACTTATTAAAATGTAGTTATAAAAGTATACAAACAACAGTAAACAAGCAGTCCACAAAAGATACAACAATAAAGTCTATCAGCCAGTTAGTTCAAGCTTATGCAGCACGAACACGGTATAAAAGCACAAAATGCTAAGACTCAAAAGCCACGGATTGCATTAATAATGAGAAGAGGTGTATCTCtgattcaattttatattattctaCACTTCAGTCAAAATTACCTGAAAAACAACATTATAAACAAGATTCAAAGAGGCCAACCATGGTACCAACAAAGCAATAAAACAGACTTAAGTCAAAATCACAGTTCTAGCTCCTATATTAATTTATACTTCATCCCaccttatatttttgttttcttgtcctTTTTACTCAGACTGCTCAGAGTTCATCTATCATAAATCAATTGACTTAAATAGGAGACTGAGCATACCATATACAAGGATATCACGACTCTCAAAGCCATAGCTACTAAGTTACTAATGTGGGCATGTCATCGACTGCATCTGTACATCTTGATTAGAAAATATGCACCCTCTTTGTAAACTATAAACGCAAGACTAAGCTCATTGGGACAACTCTAAAACTAAAgcttctttcaaaaaaaaaaaaaagatgtgctTATGGTAGTGCACGGATCAGAAATTAAAAGGAGATAATAAAAACAGGTAATCCAAAGTCAAAGAATTGATGTCAAAGGCATTTGTTTGGGTCAAATGTTATCAAGAGTCTTTTGATTTGGGTCTTAGGAAAATACAATGTCCTTATCCTAACAAATTTGGCCTAAGTTCCATGGAACTTTAAAgtccttcatccaaacacatcctaaatgttctaGGAATCCCCTTTTATTAATGAGTCTACTAATATTTCTACAAGTTCTATGAGTCCTATAGGACTTTAATGTGCCTTTCTATTTCTTGGAGTCATTGAATGTTCTATTTGAAGCCTATATCATTTCCTATTTTGAAGGTATAAATCCATTTCCTTTCTTACTTGTGAGGAAATAAAAAGTTAATTTTCTTGAGTCCTTGACTGTCTAACATTTATTATTGTCAGTTCTTTCGACGAACCAACACCAGAGAAAACGTATCAAAATAACATAGACCACTACCATTGTAAATCCACAATGTTCATAAACTGCTATTTCCACTAAAGGTAAACAGGTGGTTCGACTACATGACAGAAGATTACATGGTGAAACATCCAATTATCAGACGATTTGCACTTCTGCAGTCGACTACAGAATCCTTATCATCGTCAATGCACAGTAAATAACATATGATATCAAGTAGAGTAGTAGTATGGACATGGCAGGATAATAGAGTCAGTTCCAACCATATAGTAGTACAATCCGCCGCATTCAGAAAAGAGAGCATTTTGGGGAGTATGAATTTTATATGGGTGTTGATGTCTAAATAGATCCATTGAAGGTAAGCGTCATAAGTGCTCCTAAATTCACCTAATTCAAAGGGAACACTCTGTATTTAGCAAATGTGAACATGAAATTCCTTTTTCATGATTTAGCCAGATGCAAACACATCTAACAtttataaagataatgtctAGGAAATTAGAACACAGTGCAGAAGAGTGCGAGCACGCGCACAAGATTACCATATGTATTTAACTAACCTCAAATATGCTTTTATATGCTACTCCTGTAGATTGTAATTCAGTTCACCATTTATTctgatattatatatatgtttattctttttttaGCTAAAGATCTTATACATCTTTTTGCACGTTCTCTTTACTTCCGGAATGCAAGAATATTGAATCCTCTTAATAGTTGGTCAACCGGCTGTATACTGTATGGTAACGTTAATTCACATTGACAATCGTTTCGTGAAACTTGTATGTTGGAAGCACAAGTTATAAAAAAGAATGTTTCTTAACTTTCTTTAGTTAAAAATGTGAAAATCTTTAAACTTGCTATCCCCCACCACATATGTAAGTAGTTAAGTACTAAACTTTTTGGTTGGAATTAAACAAAATTGTTATCAGACGAGAGGCATTTTCGATGCAAGGGTTGGATATAGTCTATAAAAAAGGTGCGTTGCCCATATCCTATAAATAGCCTGGTGAGTCAAGAGAAACATTGCAAGACCTGAATTATACAACACAGAGAAATCCCACTTGCGCCTCtccaaaaatcatcaaaaaacCCCAATTTTTATCTGAAAAAGCACAAAAATCCCTAATTACTAGCTAAACCCATTTGAATTTTGGATAGCTGAAACTACCAAACATTTACACAAAACCCATTTGCTTCAAACCTCCAGAAACCCCCAAATGTATACATTAA includes:
- the LOC103441923 gene encoding uncharacterized protein isoform X1 translates to MGKSEANLQQQQQQRQTQEAQNSSGLICPRCSVVFRKIGKELSFRCVAVLILSFSILLSGIFWIPHYYANSSQFDAKEKIKLSATVQAYFRLEKPVMDLVPRIRRLEYDINGEIGVPGTKVAILSMHQFDASDLTDVVFGALSDPINVPIDPVYLSVLRSSLVDLFLKQYNLTLTASIFGQPSMFEILKYPGGITVIPVQSASIWQKPQILFNFTLNNSISDIVENFVELNEQLKFGLHLRPYEDVFLRMINIIGSTKAPPVVVQASLVSDVGVIVPERLKQLVQTITGSRAKNLGLNNTVFGKVKSISLSSYPKGAPVATSPTPSPAPSPEPTPSPAPSPEPTPSPAPSPESSISPYPASPVHSPEPSPHSHYLPPALSPDIHHLPPAPLPDIYLLPPAPSPDIRHLPLAPSPGIHLLSPAPSPEIHHLPPAPSPEIHHLPPAPSPEIHHLPPAPSKVPAHPRPCPYHGSRIPPISSPTSRSNPTAPPTYATNGSPYSPSLSPSSQLSPHVPHAPITFYASSPGNKGSAQDSISPSPSSFSSAGAFYKEIWLLEFSGLLIFHLLCWFG
- the LOC103441923 gene encoding uncharacterized protein isoform X2, with product MGKSEANLQQQQQQRQTQEAQNSSGLICPRCSVVFRKIGKELSFRCVAVLILSFSILLSGIFWIPHYYANSSQFDAKEKIKLSATVQAYFRLEKPVMDLVPRIRRLEYDINGEIGVPGTKVAILSMHQFDASDLTDVVFGALSDPINVPIDPVYLSVLRSSLVDLFLKQYNLTLTASIFGQPSMFEILKYPGGITVIPVQSASIWQKPQILFNFTLNNSISDIVENFVELNEQLKFGLHLRPYEDVFLRMINIIGSTKAPPVVVQASLVSDVGVIVPERLKQLVQTITGSRAKNLGLNNTVFGKVKSISLSSYPKGAPVATSPTPSPAPSPEPTPSPAPSPEPTPSPAPSPESSISPYPASPVHSPEPSPHSHYLPPALSPDIHHLPPAPLPDIYLLPPAPSPDIRHLPLAPSPGIHLLSPAPSPEIHHLPPAPSPEIHHLPPAPSKVPAHPRPCPYHGSRIPPISSPTSRSNPTAPPTYATNGSPYSPSLSPSSQLSPHVPHAPITFYASSPGNKGSAQDSISPSPSSFSSAGAFYKEIWLLEFSGLLIFHLLCWFG
- the LOC103441888 gene encoding probable E3 ubiquitin-protein ligase RHC1A, whose product is MSLQAHRPRVTVNGIRRMRTHRYFWCQHCQRTIRIASSNPYTILCPYCSTEFNHELDVANPRLADHLITGLEQPPSPAARLLESLSLALDSRLPRARWQTENEDERLSWITLRFDRPPRTPRLQVSASSENVVPRPNYNREDGAFEDAVRDVTGETWTVENDRPGPPPAATSAIRALPLVTVSEGQLANEPSCPVCKEAFEVGGEVREMPCKHVYHSDCILPWLHIHNTCPVCRYELRTAGSCNPNDDYYGDEEEVTESPDIWGWWNHFISFWPFSALVNWTQRYLDNQQRTGDRTWWSLLDDSIGHLFLN